In Prosthecobacter sp. SYSU 5D2, one genomic interval encodes:
- a CDS encoding AAA family ATPase: MPDAYALDSEIPSATRPIAALRQALNEVLFGQGELIDLVLCGVIARGHVLLEGLPGLGKTELVKGLSKALNLTTRRVQFTPDLLPGDITGNPVLQEVDGRREFVFQPGPIFTNLLLADEINRASPKTQSALLEAMQERRVTVLGQTHTLPDPFFVLATQNPIELEGTYPLPEAQVDRFLFKLEVLRNSAETLAKIVSHRELGVEPVVPAITTREEFAHIQQTARRIFLPEIVADYIARIVDATHPGQSKASEGVRYGASPRAALSLASAAKARALMHGRPNASFEDVQALAPAVLNHRVLLDYTARMDGRSSAGIVKAILAEVPVQNLATPRTLKEAA, translated from the coding sequence ATGCCTGACGCTTACGCCCTTGACAGTGAGATCCCGTCCGCCACGCGACCCATCGCGGCGCTCAGGCAGGCATTGAACGAAGTGCTTTTTGGCCAGGGAGAGCTCATTGATCTGGTGCTATGCGGAGTCATCGCTCGCGGCCATGTACTGCTGGAGGGCCTGCCCGGGCTTGGCAAGACGGAGCTGGTCAAAGGCCTGTCCAAGGCGCTGAACCTGACCACCAGGCGCGTGCAGTTCACACCCGACCTGCTGCCGGGGGACATCACCGGAAACCCGGTGCTCCAGGAGGTGGATGGACGGCGCGAGTTCGTCTTCCAGCCAGGACCCATTTTTACCAATCTGCTGCTGGCGGATGAAATCAACCGCGCCTCTCCCAAGACCCAGTCGGCCCTGCTGGAGGCCATGCAGGAGCGGCGCGTCACCGTCCTGGGGCAGACGCACACCCTTCCAGATCCGTTCTTTGTCCTGGCCACCCAAAACCCCATTGAACTGGAAGGAACCTATCCGCTGCCGGAGGCACAGGTGGACCGATTTCTCTTCAAGCTGGAAGTGCTCCGCAACAGCGCGGAGACGCTGGCCAAGATCGTTTCGCATCGTGAATTGGGCGTAGAGCCGGTGGTGCCGGCCATCACCACCCGGGAAGAGTTTGCGCACATTCAGCAGACCGCACGGCGGATTTTCCTGCCGGAGATTGTCGCGGATTACATCGCCCGGATCGTGGATGCCACCCACCCTGGGCAGTCGAAGGCTTCCGAAGGCGTGCGTTATGGAGCCAGCCCCCGTGCCGCGCTCAGCCTGGCCTCGGCGGCCAAGGCACGGGCATTGATGCATGGGCGGCCCAATGCCAGCTTCGAAGACGTGCAGGCCCTGGCACCCGCCGTGCTGAACCACCGCGTGCTGCTGGACTACACCGCCCGCATGGATGGCCGCAGCAGTGCAGGCATCGTGAAGGCCATCTTGGCCGAAGTGCCGGTTCAAAATCTGGCCACCCCAAGAACCCTCAAGGAGGCTGCATGA
- a CDS encoding BamA/TamA family outer membrane protein produces the protein MAPAPFTLQEAGVTVTVSGIETTAWDDLRDMLRDQLTLSGNTTATEPLADDLAFFTRQEYIRKGWPDANVEWEVTGNVITLEIDSGRQIRVGEITWRGELILPEEELRSFLLRPSTEREGADSANPVWVRKELDGGVGLVQRRLRAEGYLQATVKMTPAPDIQPDGLRNLTVEVDAGPRFTFGSVEFSGAPAELDAKMRAQIAQTPGEPFNEARVQQIEGQLTTIAKDRGWLNATTMSDYTLGKMGGTVDVVILMTAGERVMITRVVPHEDFSRGSRRVLTANFREAEGKYYQSEDLDIMFKRTLDTAMFARLDVEPRMLPGVSPAAAELRLSGEETKPKTLGFELGYDTFLGAQAGINYRNTNFRDRGNTLAAELNYSVAGPLGSIKLTDPAIFNSGYSASVQLALENFSLFEYSRYGTSLTLELARRVSKGFSYTVFAGFSANTVSTDVLTDVEIGPDAYAFGSIGASLMLDYRDSPVLPKKGWFLSARLETTGGTASFIRTDVRAAIYQPITKKFRFAAGGGLLSIQGASTEELPIDSRVFNGGPNTVRAFAERELGPVTPGDTPLGGTAAVFASAEFSYEIYPNLEFAVFTDVGSLAGANNGSPFDYSSDFRTTVGAGLRYKLPFGPIRLDYGHNLDRRSGEKSGMLHITVGFAF, from the coding sequence GTGGCACCCGCCCCTTTTACCCTGCAGGAGGCCGGAGTCACAGTGACGGTATCCGGCATCGAGACCACCGCCTGGGATGACCTCCGGGACATGCTGCGGGACCAGCTCACCCTCTCAGGCAATACCACCGCCACAGAACCCCTGGCGGATGACCTGGCTTTTTTCACCCGCCAGGAATACATCCGCAAGGGCTGGCCGGACGCTAATGTCGAGTGGGAAGTCACAGGCAATGTCATCACCCTGGAGATTGATTCCGGCAGGCAGATCCGGGTAGGGGAGATCACCTGGAGAGGAGAGCTCATTCTCCCTGAGGAAGAACTGCGCAGCTTTTTGCTGCGGCCCAGCACGGAAAGAGAAGGCGCGGACAGTGCCAATCCCGTGTGGGTGCGAAAAGAGCTGGATGGCGGCGTGGGCCTGGTACAGCGCCGTCTCCGGGCCGAAGGCTATTTGCAGGCCACAGTGAAAATGACCCCGGCGCCGGACATCCAGCCTGACGGCCTGCGTAACCTGACGGTGGAGGTGGATGCCGGACCCCGCTTCACCTTTGGCAGCGTCGAATTCAGCGGTGCCCCCGCCGAACTGGACGCCAAAATGCGCGCCCAAATTGCCCAGACACCCGGCGAGCCCTTCAATGAAGCCCGGGTGCAGCAGATCGAAGGCCAGCTGACCACTATAGCCAAAGACCGTGGCTGGCTGAATGCGACCACCATGTCCGATTATACCTTGGGAAAAATGGGCGGCACCGTGGATGTCGTGATCCTCATGACTGCGGGAGAGCGCGTGATGATTACCCGCGTCGTCCCGCATGAGGATTTCAGCCGGGGATCCAGGCGTGTGCTCACCGCCAATTTCCGCGAAGCCGAAGGCAAATATTACCAGTCTGAGGATCTCGACATCATGTTCAAGCGGACGCTGGATACCGCCATGTTCGCCCGGCTGGATGTCGAGCCCCGAATGCTCCCAGGCGTCTCCCCTGCCGCGGCTGAGCTGCGCCTTAGCGGGGAGGAAACCAAACCCAAGACCCTGGGCTTTGAGCTGGGCTATGACACCTTTCTCGGTGCCCAGGCAGGCATTAACTATCGCAACACCAATTTTCGGGACCGGGGCAATACTCTAGCCGCCGAGCTCAACTACAGCGTCGCCGGTCCCCTGGGCTCCATCAAGCTGACCGATCCCGCCATCTTCAACTCCGGCTACAGCGCCTCCGTGCAGCTCGCCCTGGAAAATTTCAGCCTCTTTGAATACTCACGATACGGCACCAGCCTTACCCTGGAGCTGGCCCGGCGCGTCAGCAAAGGCTTCTCCTACACCGTCTTCGCCGGCTTCTCTGCCAATACCGTCTCCACCGACGTGCTGACCGATGTCGAGATCGGCCCGGACGCCTACGCCTTTGGCTCCATCGGCGCCAGCCTCATGCTGGACTACCGCGACAGCCCGGTGCTGCCCAAAAAAGGCTGGTTTCTCAGCGCCCGTCTGGAGACCACCGGCGGCACCGCCAGCTTTATCCGGACCGATGTGCGCGCTGCCATTTACCAGCCCATCACCAAAAAGTTCCGCTTCGCCGCTGGCGGTGGCTTGCTCAGCATCCAGGGTGCCTCCACCGAGGAGCTGCCCATTGACTCCCGCGTCTTCAACGGTGGCCCCAACACCGTCCGCGCCTTTGCCGAACGTGAGCTCGGCCCCGTCACCCCAGGTGACACCCCCCTGGGCGGCACCGCCGCCGTCTTCGCCAGCGCGGAGTTCAGCTACGAAATCTATCCCAACCTCGAGTTCGCCGTCTTCACCGATGTTGGCAGCCTCGCCGGAGCCAACAACGGCAGTCCATTCGATTACTCCTCAGACTTCCGCACTACCGTCGGTGCCGGCCTCCGCTACAAGCTCCCCTTCGGCCCCATCCGCCTGGACTACGGCCACAACCTCGACCGCCGCTCCGGCGAAAAAAGTGGCATGCTGCATATCACGGTGGGTTTTGCATTTTAA
- a CDS encoding CocE/NonD family hydrolase, which produces MKSAFAILALVFVLLPAQAKDLPKLDLPGVREQHVMIPMRDGTRLSAYLYLPEGEGKWPAVFEQRYASLTGSSGRKNAASLARHGYAVAMVNFRGAQLSEGRYVGYRALGWGEQKDGYDTCEWLAVQPWCTGKVGSFGGSQGGFAQNFLAVTQPPHLACQYMVDTGTSLFHEGYRIGGITRPGRFADFGANCRNPEDNAALMAEWDRHPDYDDYWKAEDTRPHFAKMNVPCFTIGSWYDFMVQGSIRSFIGRKSHAFQQLLLGPWLHGRLNKGNKIGDLMYPDNATWPEAAHMVRWFDHWLKGVDNGIEKEPAVRYYVMGAVGESGAPGNVWREAADWPPAATETSCYLHADGLLSSDSPMATSSGTSYESDPLTPMEIPGRSFPGAKDARAFEQQKDVRIWTTAPLTQPLEITGQIQAELWVQSTAPDTDFILRISDVYPDGRSILLMDYPMRARYRDGFEKQVLLTPGEPARLRWSIGHTSLILNAGHRLRITVSSTGAPLYEPNSQTGGSQHKDWLQDTQKATHTVLHEKAHPSRVLLPVMQ; this is translated from the coding sequence ATGAAATCCGCCTTCGCCATTCTGGCTCTTGTTTTTGTCCTGCTGCCTGCCCAGGCCAAAGATCTGCCCAAGCTGGACCTGCCGGGGGTGCGTGAGCAGCATGTCATGATCCCCATGCGCGATGGCACCCGGCTTTCCGCCTATCTTTATCTGCCGGAAGGCGAGGGTAAATGGCCGGCTGTTTTTGAGCAGCGATACGCCTCCCTCACCGGCAGTAGCGGGCGGAAAAATGCCGCCTCGCTCGCCCGTCACGGGTATGCCGTGGCGATGGTGAACTTCCGTGGTGCGCAGCTCAGCGAGGGGCGTTACGTCGGTTATCGTGCGCTCGGGTGGGGAGAGCAAAAGGATGGTTATGACACCTGCGAATGGCTCGCCGTGCAGCCCTGGTGTACGGGCAAGGTCGGCAGCTTCGGCGGCTCTCAGGGCGGCTTTGCACAGAACTTCCTGGCGGTCACCCAGCCGCCCCATCTCGCCTGCCAGTACATGGTGGATACGGGCACGAGCCTTTTTCATGAAGGCTACCGCATCGGTGGCATCACCCGGCCAGGCCGCTTTGCCGATTTCGGTGCCAACTGCCGCAACCCGGAAGACAACGCCGCACTGATGGCCGAATGGGACCGGCACCCGGACTATGACGACTATTGGAAGGCTGAAGACACCCGCCCCCACTTCGCCAAAATGAACGTCCCGTGCTTCACCATCGGGAGCTGGTATGACTTCATGGTCCAGGGCAGCATCCGCAGTTTCATCGGCCGCAAGTCGCATGCTTTTCAGCAACTTTTGTTAGGCCCCTGGCTTCATGGCCGGCTGAACAAAGGCAACAAAATTGGCGATCTCATGTATCCCGACAACGCCACCTGGCCCGAAGCCGCCCACATGGTCCGCTGGTTTGATCACTGGCTGAAAGGCGTGGACAACGGCATCGAAAAGGAGCCTGCTGTCCGCTACTACGTCATGGGTGCCGTGGGTGAGTCCGGTGCGCCTGGCAATGTCTGGCGCGAAGCGGCTGACTGGCCACCCGCCGCCACTGAGACCAGCTGCTACCTGCATGCGGACGGCCTTCTGTCTTCTGATTCCCCCATGGCCACCTCCAGCGGCACGAGTTACGAATCCGATCCGCTAACCCCCATGGAGATCCCTGGCCGCTCCTTTCCCGGGGCCAAAGATGCGCGTGCCTTTGAGCAGCAAAAGGATGTCCGCATCTGGACCACCGCGCCGCTCACCCAGCCGCTGGAAATCACCGGCCAGATCCAGGCTGAGCTCTGGGTGCAGTCCACCGCGCCGGATACCGATTTTATCCTTCGCATCTCCGATGTTTATCCGGATGGCCGCAGCATCCTGCTGATGGATTATCCCATGCGTGCCCGCTACCGCGATGGCTTTGAAAAGCAGGTCCTTCTGACCCCTGGCGAGCCCGCGAGGTTGCGGTGGTCCATTGGTCACACCAGTCTCATACTCAATGCTGGCCATCGCCTGCGCATCACCGTCAGCAGCACAGGTGCGCCATTGTATGAGCCGAACAGCCAGACGGGCGGTTCTCAGCACAAGGACTGGCTTCAAGATACCCAAAAAGCCACACATACCGTTCTCCACGAAAAAGCCCATCCCTCCCGTGTGCTGCTGCCGGTGATGCAATGA
- a CDS encoding sulfatase yields MLKTVLLPAVLLSASWLLHATPPAGAQAMPNILFILADDLGYGDLSCYGAPDIRTPHLDRLAGEGIRFTDFYANGFVCTPTRAAFMTGRYQQRIGLEDAVTYQEMGRGLPEGGRTVADALLNAGYATGIVGKWHLGYDQDRRPLQQGFEHFFGLLGGNHHYFEHMDRIGVPDLWLGNEAVQRPDYSTDLFTAEAIAFLERSREQPFFLYLAHAAPHFPWQGPDDRDKKVEPKKPSWQQGDRKTYAAMVERMDQGIGQVLAKLEELGLKDRTLVVFTSDNGGHTLSRNAPLRDFKATLWEGGIRVPCIARWPGVLPAGSTTSQVAITMDWTATFRRLAGAGADPAGEDGMDLLPLLTGQEPAGERTLFWRSKKRLRQKNPEGRAVRQGRWKLVEYEDGQGGLYDLEADAGEEHNLLPARPELAASLRQELDAWEKRIRSSANR; encoded by the coding sequence ATGCTCAAGACTGTCCTCCTTCCTGCCGTCCTCCTTTCTGCCTCATGGCTTCTCCATGCCACCCCACCCGCCGGGGCGCAGGCCATGCCTAACATCCTTTTCATCCTGGCGGATGATCTGGGCTATGGGGACCTGTCCTGTTACGGAGCACCGGACATCCGTACACCGCATCTGGATCGCCTCGCCGGAGAGGGGATTCGTTTCACGGATTTTTATGCCAATGGCTTCGTCTGCACGCCCACCCGTGCGGCGTTCATGACCGGGCGGTATCAGCAGAGAATCGGCCTGGAGGATGCGGTGACTTACCAGGAAATGGGACGCGGACTGCCTGAGGGCGGACGCACGGTCGCAGATGCGCTGCTCAATGCCGGCTATGCCACCGGGATCGTCGGCAAATGGCATCTGGGCTATGATCAAGACCGGCGTCCGCTGCAGCAGGGATTCGAGCATTTTTTCGGTCTGCTCGGCGGCAACCACCATTACTTTGAGCACATGGACCGCATCGGGGTGCCGGATCTGTGGCTGGGCAATGAGGCGGTGCAGCGCCCGGATTACAGCACGGACCTGTTCACGGCAGAGGCCATCGCCTTTCTGGAGCGGTCCCGTGAACAGCCCTTCTTTTTGTATCTGGCCCACGCCGCGCCGCATTTTCCCTGGCAGGGGCCGGATGACCGGGACAAAAAGGTGGAGCCCAAAAAGCCTTCCTGGCAGCAGGGAGACCGCAAGACTTATGCGGCGATGGTGGAGAGGATGGACCAGGGCATTGGCCAGGTGCTGGCCAAGCTGGAGGAACTGGGCCTCAAGGACCGCACCCTCGTCGTTTTCACATCGGACAACGGCGGCCATACCCTGTCGCGCAATGCCCCCCTGCGCGATTTCAAAGCCACGCTCTGGGAGGGCGGAATCCGTGTGCCCTGCATTGCCCGCTGGCCGGGGGTGCTGCCTGCGGGGAGTACGACCTCTCAGGTGGCCATCACCATGGACTGGACGGCCACCTTCCGCAGGCTGGCCGGTGCGGGGGCCGACCCCGCAGGCGAAGATGGGATGGACCTGCTGCCCCTGCTCACCGGCCAGGAACCCGCCGGGGAGCGCACCCTGTTCTGGCGGAGCAAAAAGCGGCTCCGCCAGAAGAACCCCGAAGGCAGGGCCGTCCGGCAGGGTCGTTGGAAACTGGTGGAATACGAGGACGGGCAGGGCGGGCTCTATGACCTGGAGGCGGACGCTGGTGAGGAGCACAACCTGCTACCGGCCAGGCCGGAGCTGGCCGCATCCCTGCGCCAGGAGCTGGATGCCTGGGAGAAACGCATCAGGTCATCAGCAAACCGCTGA
- a CDS encoding DEAD/DEAH box helicase: MKAIEAQGFEQPSPIQAQAIPVALTGRDVVGQSQTGSGKTLAFGLPAVDRIDANSRDTQVLIMCPTRELAMQVCAEIHKVASFKEGVRATPIYGGSSYDRQIRALQMGSQIVVGTPGRILDFVDRGTLRLDNLKTLVFDEADEMLDMGFADEIERLMQAVPKERQTIFFSATFDPRIRRLIDRYTNNPATITIEQKAMTVPTIEQRYYEVQGRSKTEVLCRILDMDSPRLTIVFANTKKAVDDTVDALTARGYAADRLHGDLNQVMRERVMRNFRSGNVEVLVATDVAARGLDVNDIDLIVNFELPYDTEDYVHRIGRTGRAGRKGTAVSLVAGREIYLMQRIQRFTNAKVTRTKVPSQEELEATRVDQTFEKLKATLEAGNYAKHEHTVQRLLDAGFDSTDVTSAVLDLWMKEFSREGEQIIEDRANQRPQQAQREFVPSQQSAVTGRTAAAGDFAPVPRPADNAPRADAAPAAPRQADEPARDEGPRRQDAAAPQYQQEARDDFGPAPMRSRSFVQKGPRSGMVRLFVNIGGMDNARPGDIAGMIYNTSKIPSGTLGTIEIFEKCAYVEVPDDHVETVMQTVTGTNYRGRDIRINLADRQDGGQGQRSGNSFGPRGFGSKPSYGGGAKPGGFRKPYGGAGGKPGGKPNGGFKPRRWED, encoded by the coding sequence ATGAAAGCTATCGAGGCCCAGGGCTTCGAACAACCCTCCCCCATCCAGGCCCAGGCCATTCCCGTCGCCCTCACCGGCCGGGACGTCGTCGGCCAGAGCCAGACCGGCTCCGGCAAGACCCTCGCCTTCGGCCTGCCCGCCGTGGACCGCATCGATGCCAACAGCCGCGACACGCAGGTGCTCATCATGTGCCCCACCCGTGAGCTGGCCATGCAGGTCTGTGCGGAAATCCACAAAGTCGCCTCCTTCAAAGAAGGCGTGCGCGCCACCCCCATTTACGGCGGCTCCTCTTACGACCGCCAGATCCGCGCCCTCCAGATGGGCTCCCAGATCGTCGTCGGTACCCCCGGCCGTATCCTGGACTTCGTGGACCGCGGCACGCTCCGCCTGGACAACCTCAAGACCCTGGTCTTCGATGAAGCGGATGAAATGCTCGACATGGGCTTTGCCGATGAAATCGAGCGCCTCATGCAGGCGGTGCCAAAAGAGCGCCAGACCATCTTCTTCTCCGCCACCTTTGATCCGCGCATCCGCCGCCTGATCGACCGGTACACGAACAACCCGGCCACCATCACTATCGAGCAAAAGGCGATGACGGTGCCGACCATCGAGCAGCGCTACTATGAAGTGCAGGGCCGCAGCAAGACGGAAGTCCTTTGCCGCATCCTGGACATGGACTCCCCCCGCCTCACCATCGTCTTTGCCAACACGAAGAAGGCCGTGGATGATACTGTGGATGCCCTCACCGCCCGTGGTTACGCCGCCGACCGCCTCCATGGCGATCTCAACCAGGTCATGCGTGAGCGTGTGATGCGCAACTTCCGCAGCGGCAATGTCGAAGTCCTTGTCGCCACCGACGTGGCCGCCCGTGGTCTGGACGTGAACGACATTGACCTCATCGTCAATTTTGAGCTCCCGTATGACACGGAAGACTATGTGCACCGCATCGGCCGCACCGGCCGTGCCGGGCGCAAAGGCACCGCCGTCAGCCTCGTCGCTGGCCGTGAAATTTACCTCATGCAGCGCATCCAGCGCTTCACCAATGCCAAGGTCACCCGCACCAAAGTGCCCTCCCAGGAAGAGCTGGAAGCCACCCGTGTGGACCAGACTTTTGAGAAACTCAAAGCCACGCTCGAAGCCGGCAACTACGCCAAGCACGAGCACACCGTCCAGCGCCTGCTGGATGCCGGGTTTGACTCCACCGATGTCACCAGCGCCGTGCTGGATCTCTGGATGAAGGAATTCTCCCGTGAGGGAGAGCAGATCATTGAAGACCGCGCCAACCAGCGCCCGCAGCAGGCCCAGCGTGAGTTCGTCCCCAGCCAGCAGTCCGCCGTCACCGGCCGCACCGCTGCCGCAGGCGATTTCGCCCCGGTTCCACGCCCGGCCGACAACGCCCCCCGCGCCGATGCCGCCCCTGCCGCCCCGCGCCAGGCCGATGAGCCTGCCCGCGACGAAGGCCCCCGCCGCCAGGACGCAGCGGCCCCGCAGTATCAGCAGGAAGCTCGCGATGACTTCGGCCCCGCGCCGATGCGCTCCCGCTCCTTTGTGCAAAAAGGCCCCCGCTCCGGCATGGTGCGTCTTTTCGTCAACATCGGCGGCATGGACAACGCCCGCCCGGGCGATATCGCCGGCATGATCTACAACACCTCCAAGATCCCCAGCGGCACCCTTGGCACGATCGAGATCTTCGAAAAATGCGCCTACGTCGAGGTTCCTGATGACCACGTAGAAACCGTCATGCAAACCGTCACCGGCACCAACTATCGTGGCCGCGACATCCGCATCAACCTGGCCGACCGCCAGGATGGCGGACAGGGCCAGCGCAGCGGCAACAGCTTCGGTCCCCGTGGTTTCGGCAGCAAGCCCAGCTACGGCGGCGGTGCCAAGCCAGGCGGCTTTCGCAAGCCCTATGGCGGCGCAGGCGGCAAACCTGGTGGCAAGCCCAATGGCGGTTTCAAGCCTCGCCGCTGGGAAGACTGA
- a CDS encoding ABC transporter ATP-binding protein — protein sequence MHQPAHALPEMDRSQPAIEVVNLQRSFGSLQAVQGVSFTIGHGKVVGFVGANGAGKTTTMRILATLDYPNEGTVKIGGHNVVHYPAKVRRLLGWMPDSFGTYEHMTVLEYLDFYARALGYKGQERLQRIQEVMDFTDLTPLADRMSNKMSKGQTQRLCLGRALLHDPQILIMDEPAAGLDPKARVELKQLIRILAEEGKTILISSHILSELGEMCDSLLFIDQGKIVHHGDADSMIRGTVTEETLVNVQVAGEPGSLVQWALTAPMIEVIEETKRGARLRVNSKDEATLAGVLRRMIIDGLQVTDFHREERRLEDAFIDMLGQIDKGTFKGDTAKHVE from the coding sequence ATGCACCAGCCCGCACATGCCCTTCCGGAAATGGACCGCAGCCAGCCCGCCATTGAGGTGGTGAATCTGCAGCGCTCCTTTGGCAGCTTGCAGGCGGTGCAAGGCGTCTCCTTCACCATCGGTCATGGCAAGGTGGTCGGTTTTGTCGGGGCCAATGGCGCAGGCAAGACCACCACCATGCGCATCCTGGCCACACTGGACTATCCCAATGAAGGAACGGTGAAGATCGGCGGGCATAACGTCGTCCATTATCCAGCCAAAGTGCGTCGTTTGTTAGGCTGGATGCCGGACAGCTTCGGCACCTATGAGCACATGACCGTGCTGGAGTATCTTGACTTTTACGCCCGCGCCCTCGGTTACAAAGGGCAGGAGCGGCTGCAGCGCATCCAGGAGGTGATGGACTTTACCGACCTCACCCCGCTGGCGGACCGCATGAGCAACAAGATGTCCAAGGGCCAGACCCAGCGCCTGTGCCTGGGGCGTGCCCTTTTGCACGATCCGCAGATCCTCATCATGGATGAGCCTGCTGCCGGCCTGGACCCCAAGGCACGCGTGGAGCTGAAGCAGCTCATCCGCATCCTGGCGGAGGAGGGCAAGACCATCCTCATCAGCTCTCACATTCTCAGCGAGCTGGGGGAGATGTGCGACAGCCTGCTGTTCATTGACCAGGGAAAAATTGTCCATCATGGCGATGCGGATTCCATGATCCGGGGCACCGTGACGGAGGAGACGCTCGTCAACGTCCAGGTGGCGGGTGAACCGGGATCGCTGGTCCAGTGGGCGCTCACCGCCCCGATGATCGAGGTCATCGAAGAAACGAAGCGCGGGGCAAGATTGCGCGTAAATTCCAAAGATGAAGCCACGCTGGCAGGCGTTCTGCGCCGAATGATCATTGATGGATTGCAGGTTACCGACTTTCACCGCGAAGAGCGCCGGCTCGAAGATGCCTTCATTGACATGCTGGGCCAGATTGACAAAGGCACCTTCAAGGGCGACACCGCAAAGCATGTGGAGTGA